A genomic window from Desulfobacterales bacterium includes:
- a CDS encoding SpoIIE family protein phosphatase, with product MDKIKESILLVDDQPANLQVLIHTLERLGCKLLVAKNGKAALAIAQKARPDLILLDIMMPGINGFEVCRQLKENPDTQKIPVIFLSALDETGDKVHGLQLGAVDYVAKPFQPEEIIARVNTHLTIQRLSREVQRQKDELEHELQIVSQLQRNLLPEHLPQVDGLKLAVHYEPCRYTGGDYYDVLKLPNGLLAILMADVEGHSAPATVMMAITCALFRSCPTCHTNPDQLLSCINENLCKVNMESFVSAIYAVYDPRCRKLKIARAGHPLPILYRPSEKKTTEIPCDGVFLLGFKSYSDNVPVTEVALQPGDRLLFYTDGITDRVSETQELYGTNRLLHQFGAAVSEDPAAVLKGIVDDLSQFAGGRPADDDQAMLMIVAE from the coding sequence ATGGATAAAATCAAGGAATCCATCCTCTTGGTTGACGATCAGCCGGCCAACCTTCAGGTGCTTATTCATACACTGGAGAGGCTCGGATGCAAGCTTTTGGTTGCCAAAAACGGCAAGGCGGCCTTGGCGATTGCGCAAAAAGCGCGCCCGGATCTCATTTTGCTGGATATCATGATGCCGGGAATCAACGGATTTGAGGTGTGCCGACAGTTGAAAGAGAATCCGGACACGCAGAAAATACCTGTGATTTTCCTTTCCGCGCTTGATGAAACAGGCGATAAGGTGCATGGGCTGCAACTTGGTGCAGTGGACTATGTGGCCAAGCCCTTCCAGCCTGAGGAAATAATCGCCCGTGTGAACACCCATCTGACTATCCAACGCCTGAGCCGCGAAGTGCAACGGCAAAAAGATGAACTGGAGCATGAATTGCAGATCGTATCGCAACTCCAACGAAACCTTTTGCCTGAGCACCTGCCGCAAGTCGATGGGTTAAAACTTGCAGTGCACTATGAACCCTGCCGCTATACAGGCGGTGATTACTACGACGTTCTGAAACTGCCGAACGGCCTGCTGGCCATTCTGATGGCTGATGTGGAAGGCCATAGCGCGCCGGCGACAGTCATGATGGCCATAACCTGTGCCCTGTTTCGTTCATGCCCGACCTGCCATACCAACCCGGATCAGTTGCTCTCCTGCATCAACGAAAACCTTTGTAAAGTGAACATGGAAAGCTTTGTCTCAGCAATCTACGCTGTTTACGACCCGCGTTGCAGAAAACTGAAAATCGCTCGCGCCGGTCATCCACTTCCTATTCTCTACAGACCTTCCGAGAAAAAAACGACTGAAATACCCTGTGACGGCGTATTTCTGCTGGGATTTAAATCTTATTCCGATAATGTTCCGGTTACCGAGGTCGCGCTTCAACCCGGCGACCGTCTGCTATTTTATACGGATGGTATCACCGATCGCGTCAGCGAGACACAGGAGCTCTACGGAACAAACCGCCTGTTACACCAATTCGGGGCTGCCGTCTCCGAGGACCCGGCAGCCGTCCTCAAAGGGATTGTCGATGACCTGTCACAATTCGCGGGGGGTCGCCCGGCAGACGACGACCAAGCGATGTTGATGATCGTCGCCGAATGA
- a CDS encoding response regulator — protein sequence MKPTKKTKTSKTAARKQEAKDGSVPVKINDVSLTELLDIEQLNPILNDFCNAVGIAAAIIDLEGNILVCAHWQRICTAFHRVDKRTRARCIESDTKLSATLKEGKQFSIYHCKNGLTDAASPIIIKGEHVANVFVGQFLLAKPDNTYFKKQALEFGFDTADYLKALDEVPIVPQEKLPAILGFLTGFTRLVASLSLERIKATTAETTCKLSQENSKQAKTELMRYKAHLEKLVADRTEALEHSEQYSRLILQSVAEGIIGTDVKGHCTYANEAALKMLGYSFDEIFGHSMHDLFHHSNADGSPHLQKECPIYFAYTQGITSFRRDEVFWRKDGSFFDISYTSVPQRKGNTIIGAIVVFRDITNRKRAEDALQESEYHLKTILATTNEGFWWVNNDGRTVDLNNALCKFLGRSREDILGRTPFEFLDQENTAILKEQFKRRALGETSIYELALSRPDGSKVSCLFHATPLYNKNGIKTGSFAMIADITHLKNMEKELIIARNKAENATRAKSDFLANMSHEIRTPMNAVLGMIHLALKTDLTPKQRDYLNKIQISSNALMGVINDILDFSKIEAGKLSMESISFNLDEVLDNLATQITIKAQEKEGIEVLFRSEANVPRYLVGDPLRLNQILVNLANNAIKFTERGEIVISIELVSLTGKTAVIKFAVSDTGIGMTKEHMAQLFTPFSQADTSITRKYGGTGLGLSICQRLVAMMGGKIWVESTLGVGSTFFFTAVFSTDHDASKGHHVLPPSLRGIKALVVDDNPTSQEIFQSMLESFSFEVTLAASGEEALQEIEKSIGAQPYDLVVMDWKMSGIDGIETSKRIKYNPRLTKVPLIVLVSAYGREEIMWKAKAAGLDSFLIKPISPSVMFDTIMNTLAKDTSKALQPVDEKEQTSETLKALEGARVLIVEDSEINQQVEMEILAAAGVIVSLANNGQEAVDMVRENHFDALLMDVQMPVMDGYTATRIIRRDTRFKDLPIIAMTAHAMAGDHEKSIEAGMNDHVTKPINPSQLYTILNKWITAAPRPGRSKQAPKAIPQKPAANIHDDFAPTSTEGQPFPASLDGFDLSNGLQRLQGNKALYLKLLMSFAAKYTQKAGDIRNALNNRDYDNAHRMIHDIKGLAGNLAALQLHAAATNLEKLVKQADKKDPPSPDAVTQALVTFETLMNQALRSANSLGSFTVKPTPMPSLESTGKLPPDLAKEAAGRLREAAEMGDVSGLTVIAQEMAARSKNFAPYLGSITQLADDFDFEGILRLAHDLEKIQGE from the coding sequence TTGAAACCAACCAAGAAAACGAAAACAAGCAAGACGGCTGCAAGGAAGCAGGAGGCCAAAGATGGCTCGGTTCCTGTCAAAATCAACGATGTTTCCTTAACAGAGCTGCTCGATATTGAACAACTGAACCCGATCCTGAATGACTTTTGCAACGCGGTCGGGATTGCCGCAGCAATAATAGATCTTGAGGGGAATATCCTTGTTTGCGCTCACTGGCAGCGCATTTGTACCGCTTTCCACCGGGTTGACAAGCGAACGCGCGCGCGCTGTATCGAAAGTGATACCAAGCTCTCTGCAACGCTGAAAGAAGGCAAGCAATTTTCGATTTACCACTGCAAGAACGGCTTAACCGACGCCGCTTCGCCGATCATCATCAAAGGGGAGCATGTGGCCAATGTTTTTGTGGGACAGTTTCTCCTGGCCAAACCTGACAACACCTATTTTAAAAAGCAGGCTCTGGAATTCGGCTTCGATACGGCGGATTACTTGAAGGCGCTCGATGAAGTGCCGATCGTCCCTCAAGAAAAACTGCCCGCTATTCTCGGGTTTCTGACAGGTTTCACCCGCCTCGTAGCATCTCTAAGCCTTGAGCGGATCAAAGCCACAACAGCTGAAACTACCTGCAAACTCAGTCAGGAAAACTCGAAACAGGCCAAAACGGAATTGATGCGTTATAAGGCGCATCTGGAAAAACTGGTGGCGGATAGAACTGAGGCACTCGAGCATTCCGAGCAATACAGCCGACTTATCCTGCAATCGGTGGCAGAAGGGATTATCGGAACAGATGTGAAAGGCCACTGCACCTATGCCAATGAAGCCGCGCTAAAAATGCTCGGGTATTCCTTCGACGAAATATTCGGCCACTCCATGCACGACTTATTCCACCATTCGAATGCTGACGGCTCACCGCACCTGCAGAAGGAATGCCCGATTTATTTTGCCTATACGCAGGGAATAACCAGCTTTCGCAGGGACGAGGTGTTTTGGCGCAAGGACGGTTCGTTTTTTGATATTTCCTACACCAGCGTGCCTCAGCGTAAAGGCAATACAATTATCGGCGCCATCGTGGTGTTCCGAGACATCACCAACCGAAAAAGAGCCGAGGATGCCTTACAGGAGAGTGAATATCATCTTAAAACCATTCTGGCGACGACGAATGAAGGGTTTTGGTGGGTTAATAATGACGGGCGTACCGTGGACCTCAATAACGCTTTGTGCAAATTTTTAGGCAGATCACGTGAAGATATTCTGGGCCGGACGCCCTTTGAATTTCTGGACCAGGAAAATACCGCGATCTTGAAGGAGCAGTTTAAACGCAGGGCTCTCGGTGAAACCAGCATCTATGAGCTCGCCCTCAGCCGGCCGGATGGTTCAAAGGTGTCATGCCTGTTTCACGCAACCCCGCTTTATAATAAAAATGGAATAAAAACAGGCTCTTTTGCCATGATTGCGGATATCACCCATCTCAAAAATATGGAAAAGGAACTCATCATCGCCCGGAACAAGGCAGAGAATGCTACCCGGGCAAAAAGTGATTTTCTGGCGAACATGAGCCACGAGATCCGCACCCCCATGAACGCTGTCCTGGGGATGATACATCTGGCACTCAAGACGGACTTAACACCGAAACAAAGAGACTACCTCAACAAGATTCAAATTTCTTCCAACGCTCTTATGGGCGTCATCAACGACATTTTGGATTTCTCCAAGATCGAGGCCGGAAAACTGAGCATGGAGTCTATCAGCTTCAATCTGGATGAAGTCCTGGACAACCTGGCCACTCAGATTACGATCAAGGCTCAGGAAAAAGAAGGGATCGAGGTTTTATTCCGCTCCGAAGCCAATGTACCCCGCTATCTGGTGGGAGATCCCCTACGGTTAAATCAAATTTTAGTCAACCTGGCCAACAACGCCATTAAATTTACCGAGCGTGGCGAAATCGTGATTTCTATCGAATTGGTCAGTCTGACCGGGAAAACCGCGGTAATCAAATTCGCCGTTTCCGATACGGGCATCGGTATGACAAAGGAACATATGGCGCAATTATTCACGCCTTTCAGCCAGGCAGACACCTCTATCACCCGCAAGTATGGCGGCACCGGGTTGGGTCTTAGCATCTGTCAACGACTCGTGGCGATGATGGGCGGCAAAATCTGGGTGGAGAGCACGCTTGGGGTCGGCAGCACATTCTTTTTTACCGCCGTTTTCAGCACCGACCATGACGCAAGCAAAGGCCACCACGTTCTACCGCCCAGCCTGAGAGGCATCAAAGCGCTGGTTGTGGATGACAACCCGACATCCCAAGAAATTTTTCAATCGATGCTGGAATCTTTCTCCTTCGAAGTTACCCTGGCGGCTTCCGGCGAAGAAGCCTTGCAGGAAATAGAAAAGTCCATCGGGGCACAACCCTACGACCTGGTGGTGATGGATTGGAAGATGTCGGGTATCGACGGTATAGAGACCTCGAAACGGATCAAGTACAATCCAAGGTTGACCAAGGTTCCGCTCATTGTTCTGGTAAGTGCCTATGGACGAGAAGAAATCATGTGGAAAGCCAAGGCGGCCGGACTCGATAGTTTCCTGATCAAACCGATAAGCCCATCGGTGATGTTCGATACCATCATGAACACCTTAGCCAAGGATACCTCGAAGGCACTGCAACCGGTTGATGAAAAAGAACAGACGTCAGAAACACTAAAGGCGCTTGAAGGCGCCCGGGTCCTGATTGTTGAAGACAGCGAGATCAACCAGCAGGTCGAGATGGAAATCCTTGCCGCTGCGGGGGTTATCGTGTCCCTGGCCAACAACGGCCAAGAGGCCGTGGATATGGTGCGGGAGAATCACTTCGATGCCCTGCTGATGGATGTTCAGATGCCGGTAATGGACGGCTACACAGCCACCCGAATCATCCGCCGAGATACACGGTTCAAGGATCTGCCCATCATCGCCATGACCGCGCATGCGATGGCGGGCGACCATGAAAAGAGTATCGAAGCCGGAATGAACGATCATGTTACCAAACCCATCAATCCATCGCAACTCTACACAATCCTGAATAAATGGATTACAGCCGCTCCCCGCCCCGGTAGGAGCAAACAAGCACCGAAAGCAATTCCGCAGAAGCCAGCCGCCAACATCCATGACGATTTCGCCCCGACATCCACTGAGGGGCAGCCGTTTCCAGCTTCTCTGGATGGATTTGATCTTTCAAACGGGTTGCAACGCCTGCAGGGGAATAAAGCCCTTTACCTTAAGCTCTTGATGAGTTTTGCGGCCAAGTATACGCAAAAGGCCGGTGACATCCGGAATGCACTGAATAACCGGGATTACGATAATGCCCATCGAATGATACACGACATTAAAGGATTGGCAGGCAACCTGGCGGCGCTTCAACTTCACGCCGCAGCCACGAACCTGGAAAAACTGGTCAAACAGGCGGACAAAAAGGATCCACCTTCCCCGGATGCCGTCACCCAAGCCCTTGTCACCTTCGAAACGCTGATGAACCAGGCGTTGCGATCCGCCAACAGTCTGGGATCATTTACAGTAAAGCCAACCCCCATGCCATCGCTTGAATCGACAGGAAAACTGCCGCCGGATCTGGCCAAAGAGGCCGCCGGGCGCTTGCGTGAAGCCGCCGAAATGGGGGATGTGTCAGGGCTGACAGTAATTGCCCAAGAGATGGCCGCACGCTCAAAGAACTTTGCTCCCTATCTGGGCAGCATCACTCAATTGGCAGACGATTTCGATTTTGAAGGCATTCTGAGGCTGGCCCATGATCTGGAAAAAATTCAGGGCGAATAG
- a CDS encoding OmpA family protein produces MRSVRSVMAIFLVVLFQLAATNADAQVKAGSVSLSPVVGGYMFEGNQDIEDDFTYGINLGYHFTENWAAEAAFNFAATKFDDDLNEDLNVYLYRLDALYHFRPTEKLVPFVAFGVGGFTFDPDGSSSDKDFAADYGAGIKYFLNEAVALRLDVRHVLDFDGGDRYNNLLYTAGVSFQFGGKTPMAAVEPPPPAPAPAPPVVEADSDGDGVVDSKDKCPDTPRGVKVDSFGCPLDSDGDGVPDYLDKCPNTPKGVKVNEAGCWVCKGLNFDFNKSDIKPMYYPCLDETVDYLNSQPAMNVEVQGHTDNIGSQKYNQKLSEERAMSVMNYLVSKGIAKERLSIKGFGFSNPVDTNNTEEGRAKNRRVQFNPTN; encoded by the coding sequence ATGAGAAGTGTAAGATCAGTTATGGCCATTTTTTTGGTCGTTTTGTTCCAATTGGCAGCAACTAACGCGGATGCGCAAGTCAAAGCGGGCTCTGTCAGCCTTTCTCCGGTTGTCGGAGGCTATATGTTTGAGGGAAATCAAGATATTGAAGATGATTTCACCTACGGGATCAACCTGGGGTATCACTTTACCGAAAACTGGGCCGCAGAGGCCGCCTTCAATTTTGCAGCCACGAAATTTGATGACGATTTGAACGAAGATCTGAACGTTTATCTCTATCGTCTGGACGCGCTGTATCACTTTAGGCCCACAGAAAAACTGGTCCCTTTTGTTGCATTCGGTGTCGGCGGTTTTACATTTGACCCCGATGGCAGCAGCAGTGACAAGGACTTTGCAGCCGACTACGGGGCGGGCATCAAATATTTTTTGAATGAAGCCGTCGCTCTGAGATTGGATGTGCGTCATGTTCTGGATTTCGACGGGGGCGATAGATACAACAATCTCCTTTACACCGCGGGTGTGAGTTTTCAATTCGGCGGCAAGACGCCAATGGCCGCTGTTGAGCCCCCGCCACCAGCGCCTGCGCCTGCGCCTCCTGTTGTAGAGGCTGATAGTGACGGAGACGGTGTTGTTGACAGCAAGGACAAATGCCCGGACACCCCAAGGGGGGTAAAAGTGGATAGTTTTGGCTGCCCATTGGACAGCGATGGCGACGGTGTTCCCGATTATCTGGACAAATGCCCCAATACGCCAAAGGGTGTGAAGGTCAATGAGGCCGGATGCTGGGTGTGTAAAGGCCTTAATTTCGATTTTAATAAATCGGATATCAAGCCCATGTATTATCCGTGTCTGGATGAAACGGTGGATTATCTGAACAGCCAGCCGGCCATGAATGTAGAAGTTCAAGGACATACGGACAATATCGGATCCCAGAAATACAATCAGAAGCTTTCTGAAGAAAGAGCCATGTCGGTAATGAATTACCTGGTCTCCAAAGGCATTGCAAAAGAACGGCTTTCCATTAAGGGCTTTGGTTTTTCCAATCCGGTTGATACCAATAATACGGAAGAAGGCAGAGCCAAAAACAGAAGGGTTCAATTTAATCCGACCAACTAA
- a CDS encoding ABC transporter permease, protein MRFQDVIKISLSSLTDQRMRSFLTILGISVGIASVVLLTSIGEGVHRFVLSEFTQFGTNLIGINPGKATTTGMSGALINNIRPLSIADEVAIKRIPGVIDTVSVVQGNAAVEFEKRRRRTFVFGVGSSATLVWQFNIAKGRFLPADDQWAARAFVVLGSKVQDELFRGAGALGRFVRIGGERYRVIGVMESKGQMLGFDLDDAVYIPTARAMSLFNVESLMEIDILYQAGIASETIAKRVKKLLKDRHGSEDFTVTTQEQMLEVLGSILGVLTLAVGALGAISLLVGGVGILTIMTIAVHERTSEIGLLRAIGAGKNQILYLFIGEAVVLAGIGGLAGLIMGAGGAWLLELFVPALPTHTPWIYALYAEGLSAAIGLMAGVLPARRAAGLDPVEALRAE, encoded by the coding sequence ATGCGTTTTCAGGATGTCATCAAAATTTCCTTAAGTTCGCTGACGGATCAGCGAATGCGAAGTTTTCTCACGATTCTCGGGATTTCGGTCGGGATTGCCTCGGTCGTGCTGCTGACATCGATCGGAGAAGGGGTGCATCGGTTCGTGCTCTCCGAGTTTACGCAGTTCGGCACCAATCTGATCGGCATTAACCCGGGCAAAGCGACCACCACGGGCATGTCCGGCGCCTTGATCAACAACATTCGGCCGTTAAGCATTGCCGATGAGGTGGCGATCAAACGCATCCCCGGTGTTATCGATACGGTATCGGTGGTTCAGGGCAATGCGGCCGTGGAGTTTGAAAAGCGGCGCAGGCGCACCTTTGTTTTCGGCGTGGGGTCGTCCGCCACGCTTGTATGGCAATTTAATATCGCAAAGGGGCGTTTCCTGCCGGCGGATGATCAATGGGCGGCCAGGGCCTTTGTCGTGCTGGGAAGTAAAGTTCAGGATGAGCTCTTTCGGGGCGCGGGTGCGCTGGGCCGGTTCGTAAGAATCGGCGGAGAGCGCTACCGGGTGATCGGCGTGATGGAATCCAAGGGCCAGATGCTCGGTTTTGACCTGGATGACGCCGTCTACATTCCCACGGCCAGGGCCATGAGCCTTTTTAATGTGGAAAGCCTGATGGAAATCGACATTCTGTATCAGGCGGGCATCGCTTCCGAAACCATCGCCAAAAGAGTTAAAAAACTGCTCAAGGACCGGCACGGTTCGGAAGACTTTACCGTAACCACGCAAGAGCAGATGCTTGAGGTGCTGGGGTCCATTTTGGGTGTCCTCACATTGGCGGTTGGCGCGTTGGGAGCCATATCACTTCTGGTGGGCGGTGTGGGGATTTTAACCATCATGACCATCGCAGTGCATGAACGAACCAGCGAAATCGGCCTGCTTCGGGCCATCGGCGCGGGAAAAAACCAAATTCTTTATCTATTTATCGGCGAGGCGGTGGTGCTGGCAGGCATCGGCGGCCTGGCGGGCCTGATCATGGGGGCCGGCGGCGCCTGGCTTTTAGAACTGTTCGTCCCCGCGCTTCCCACGCACACCCCCTGGATCTATGCGCTTTATGCCGAAGGGCTTTCAGCCGCTATCGGGCTTATGGCAGGTGTGTTGCCCGCAAGACGTGCAGCCGGGCTGGACCCGGTGGAAGCGCTTCGGGCGGAGTGA
- a CDS encoding ABC transporter permease — translation MKPNDIFRFVFRAAAGYPTRTLLMLLAMAIGVGSVVLLSTLGEGARRYVINEFSSLGTHLIIILPGRSETVGGPPPLLGITPRDLTLVDAMALQRSSLIRYVAPVVMGAAPVAWSGRDREVTILGSTPALSDIRQISMAQGRFLPTGDPTRGESVCVLGYKIKQELFGNNTPLGERIRIGDRRFQVTGVMAKKGEAVGLDMGDIVVIPVASAQALFNTEGLFRITVQAKNRDAIEPAKEAIKKIIRERHDGEDDITVITQDAVLSTFDRIFTALTLTVAGIAAISLGVAGILIMNVMLIAVSQRTAEVGLLKALGAPNGRVMVIFLAESAILSVIGAFFGLLLAGAGKWALVKIFPAFPLSVPLWALGAAVGVAIVTGLIFGVLPARRAAALDPVLSLSRR, via the coding sequence ATGAAACCAAACGATATCTTCCGATTTGTCTTTCGCGCCGCGGCCGGGTACCCGACCCGAACCCTGCTGATGCTCCTTGCCATGGCCATCGGCGTGGGCTCCGTGGTGCTTCTTTCCACCTTGGGTGAAGGGGCGCGCCGGTATGTGATCAATGAATTTTCCTCCCTGGGAACGCATCTGATCATTATCTTGCCGGGTCGCTCAGAAACGGTCGGCGGCCCGCCGCCGCTGCTGGGAATTACGCCCAGGGATCTGACCCTGGTGGACGCAATGGCCTTGCAGCGCTCTTCGCTTATTCGATATGTGGCGCCGGTTGTGATGGGGGCCGCCCCCGTCGCCTGGAGCGGACGGGACCGGGAGGTCACGATTCTGGGCTCGACCCCGGCTTTATCGGACATTCGCCAAATTTCCATGGCGCAAGGGCGTTTTTTGCCGACCGGAGACCCGACACGGGGCGAGTCCGTTTGCGTGCTGGGGTATAAAATCAAGCAGGAATTGTTCGGAAACAACACCCCGCTGGGCGAGCGCATTCGTATCGGAGACCGGCGGTTTCAGGTGACTGGCGTGATGGCCAAAAAAGGGGAAGCCGTAGGGCTTGATATGGGGGATATAGTGGTGATCCCAGTGGCATCGGCGCAAGCCCTTTTCAATACGGAGGGATTATTTCGCATCACGGTTCAGGCCAAGAATCGGGACGCCATCGAGCCTGCCAAGGAAGCGATCAAAAAAATCATTCGGGAACGCCACGACGGCGAAGACGATATCACGGTGATCACTCAGGATGCCGTCTTGTCGACCTTTGATAGAATTTTTACCGCCCTGACCCTGACGGTTGCCGGCATCGCCGCCATCAGCCTCGGGGTGGCCGGCATTTTGATCATGAATGTCATGCTTATTGCGGTTTCCCAACGGACGGCGGAAGTCGGGCTGCTAAAGGCGCTCGGCGCTCCGAACGGCCGTGTCATGGTCATTTTTCTGGCGGAATCGGCGATTCTTTCGGTAATCGGTGCGTTTTTCGGGCTCTTGCTGGCCGGCGCCGGAAAGTGGGCGCTCGTGAAAATTTTTCCGGCCTTCCCGCTCTCCGTGCCGCTCTGGGCGCTGGGCGCGGCCGTGGGTGTTGCCATCGTCACCGGTCTTATTTTCGGTGTCTTGCCGGCTCGGCGTGCGGCGGCCCTGGATCCGGTGTTATCGCTTTCAAGAAGGTGA
- a CDS encoding ABC transporter ATP-binding protein, with the protein MIRLSTVQREFQVGDETVHALREVNLSVEAGEYVAIMGPSGSGKSTLLNMIGLLDRPDSGTYLLDDLNTTSLTDKNLADLRCHKIGFVFQFFHLVPRMTAGENIELPMVLAGMDAKERKKRVGEALEAFGLTHRAQHRPDQLSGGQRQRVAIARATIMRPRLLLADEPTGNLDRASGQDVIDILESLNREGITLLMVTHDPALGHRAKRQILMDDGRITTDSLTGAAGHPPP; encoded by the coding sequence GTGATTCGGCTCTCAACGGTTCAAAGAGAATTTCAGGTCGGCGATGAGACCGTGCATGCCTTGCGGGAGGTGAACTTAAGCGTTGAGGCCGGTGAGTATGTCGCGATCATGGGGCCCTCCGGGTCCGGCAAATCCACGTTGCTGAACATGATCGGCCTACTCGATCGGCCGGACAGCGGCACCTATCTGTTGGACGATCTGAATACGACATCGCTCACGGATAAGAACCTGGCCGACCTTCGCTGCCATAAAATCGGCTTTGTCTTTCAGTTTTTTCACCTCGTGCCGCGAATGACGGCGGGTGAAAATATCGAACTGCCCATGGTGCTTGCCGGCATGGATGCAAAGGAGCGGAAAAAGCGCGTTGGCGAGGCACTGGAAGCCTTCGGGCTGACCCACCGTGCCCAGCACCGGCCGGATCAGCTCTCGGGCGGCCAGCGCCAGCGGGTGGCCATTGCCAGGGCGACCATCATGCGGCCCCGCCTGCTGCTGGCCGATGAGCCCACGGGAAACCTGGATCGGGCGTCCGGCCAGGATGTCATCGATATTCTTGAATCGCTTAACCGGGAGGGAATCACCCTGCTCATGGTGACCCATGATCCGGCATTGGGCCATCGGGCGAAACGGCAAATTCTGATGGATGACGGTCGAATCACAACCGATAGCCTGACCGGTGCGGCAGGTCACCCTCCCCCATGA
- a CDS encoding efflux RND transporter periplasmic adaptor subunit — translation MMRRVVRWTVVILIVAGLGYLGWRQTRPKPIDVIVKPVVRGTVEKTVANTRAGTVKACRRARLTPSIGGQISKLPVKEGDKVTAGQLLLEVWNEDLSAQLELAQREATAAEATAKATCLNAEVAQRNADRAQKLLPSRTVSEENADRAVTQAKALRAQCESARASVAMSNARIDVAKATLNRTRLYAPFDGVVAEITGELNEYVTPSPVGVPTLPTVDLIENNCFYVTAPIDEVDAAGVQVGMPTRITLDAFKDKRFEGHVRRIAPYVLDLEKQARTVDVEASFLTPEDISHLLAGYSADVEIILAVKKDTLRIPTEAILDGKKVFVFVPAEKIIREVAVKTGLSNWAFTEILSGLREGQSVVVNVDRQGIKDGVAAALSQEATP, via the coding sequence CCAAGCCCATCGACGTAATTGTCAAACCGGTCGTTCGGGGGACGGTGGAAAAAACCGTGGCCAATACCCGCGCAGGCACCGTGAAAGCGTGCAGAAGGGCGCGCCTGACCCCCAGCATCGGCGGTCAGATTTCGAAATTGCCTGTAAAAGAGGGCGATAAGGTAACCGCCGGGCAATTGCTGCTCGAAGTCTGGAATGAGGACTTATCCGCGCAACTGGAATTGGCGCAGCGAGAGGCAACCGCAGCCGAAGCAACGGCGAAAGCCACATGCCTCAATGCTGAAGTCGCGCAACGGAATGCCGATCGCGCCCAAAAACTGCTGCCCTCAAGGACCGTGTCCGAAGAAAACGCCGATCGCGCCGTTACTCAGGCCAAAGCCCTTCGCGCGCAGTGTGAATCGGCACGGGCTTCTGTAGCCATGAGCAATGCCCGTATCGATGTTGCCAAGGCGACCCTGAACAGAACCCGCCTTTATGCGCCGTTTGACGGTGTGGTGGCGGAAATCACAGGGGAGTTGAACGAATACGTCACGCCCTCGCCGGTCGGCGTGCCCACGCTGCCCACGGTGGATCTGATCGAAAATAACTGCTTTTATGTGACGGCGCCCATTGACGAAGTGGATGCCGCGGGCGTTCAAGTCGGCATGCCCACCCGCATCACGCTGGATGCCTTTAAGGACAAACGCTTTGAGGGCCACGTGCGCCGTATTGCCCCTTATGTGCTGGATCTGGAAAAACAGGCCAGGACCGTGGACGTGGAGGCATCCTTTTTAACCCCTGAGGATATCTCGCACCTTCTGGCGGGTTACAGCGCGGATGTCGAAATTATTCTGGCGGTTAAAAAAGACACCTTACGGATTCCCACCGAAGCGATTCTGGACGGTAAAAAGGTGTTCGTTTTTGTCCCGGCTGAGAAAATCATTCGGGAAGTCGCCGTAAAAACCGGTTTATCCAATTGGGCCTTTACGGAGATTCTCTCAGGTCTTCGGGAGGGTCAATCCGTTGTCGTCAATGTGGATCGGCAGGGCATTAAAGACGGCGTAGCCGCAGCGCTTTCACAGGAGGCGACCCCGTGA